The genomic interval AACGAAGTCGGTGTCGCTGGAGAGGTGTGTTTTTCGACAGATTTCTGGGCATTTTGGTTTGTGTGTCCTGTTCTGCCGACCTCATGCGTTGCCAGAGTCTCCCTCGGTTTCTATCCTGACACATGATCCGCACCCTACTGGTGCGCCGAAATCCGAGGGCACTGGAGGCCGATGGCATCTCAGCTAGATATGTTTCCCTCGCCGCGTGAGCCAGGCGATGATGTCGTTGTGAAGCTGCGACCGCCCTTGAAGCTGCGCGAGCGGAGGCGACTCGATGACGAGAGCATGGCCCGGCTTTTGGAGGAGAGCGGCAGCTATCGCGTGCTTCGCAAGCTTGTCGGCCGCCAGATCGTCGATACGCCGCGCCCGGGATTTCCTCGCATGGGAGTGATCGTTGACACCGAGACGACGGGCCTCGACCACAGCAAGGACGAGATCATCGAAATCGGCGCAGTGGCCTTCACCTTCAACGACGAGGGCGATATCGGCGACGTCACAGGTGTTTACGGCGGCCTGCAGCAGCCAACTGTCCCGATCCCCCCTGAAATCACCTGCCTCACAGGAATCACGGACGAGATGGTTGCCGGGCAGATAATCGATGTCGGGCTGCTTCGAGCGCTGCTCGACCCGGCCGACCTCGTGATCGCCCACAATGCCGGCTTCGATCGTCCGTTCTGCGAGGTGTTCTCAAGCATGTTTTCCGGCAAGGCATGGGCCTGTTCCGTCAAGGAAGTCGATTGGGCGGCGCGCGGTTTCGAGGGCACGAAGCTCGGCTATCTGATCGGTCAGAGTGGCTACTTCCACGATGGCCATCGCGCCGTCGACGATTGTTTCGCCCTGCTCGAGGTGCTCGCCGGCGCCAGCGGGGTGACGGAGCCGAGCGCTTTCGCGGAACTTCTCAAGACAAGTCAGCGCTCGCGCGTGCGCATCTTCGCCGAGCACAGCCCCTTCGACATGAAAGATCATCTGAAGGCTACCGCTGGTCGGATGGCAGCGACGGCCGCCCGAAATCCTGGTGGATCGAAATCGACGAGGAGCAGCTCGCCGCGGAGCTCGCTTTCCTGAGGTCAGAGATCTACCGGTGGGAAGAGGCCGACCCACCGGTCAAAAGGCTGACGGCGTTTGATCGTTACAAGGCTTGATGGGGATGGCCTGGGGGGGGCAGGCTGTGGCATGCAGGTTGCGCAGGCTCGTTACCGCGATGGTGGGGCCGTCTCGAAAGGTGTGAGGAGGCAACAGCTGCAGCTGGATCACAGTGCGGCTTGCTCAAGGTTGGAACGCTATGAAATCACCGTGGAAATTCCTTGTTCAATTGACGTCGCGGCGACCATCGGTGAAGGCGCAAGAGAGTTCGATCGGGAATGACACCGATCCCAAGGCTCTCGAGAGCGAAGTGGAGCACACGTCCGCACTTCCACCCAATTCGAGGGTAGCTGCCAGCCCACCTGCTCACGATGAGGACATCTCGGTTGATCGAGGGTCGGTCGCATCGGACAGGGCGAAAGACGATGACGATGTCGCGCAGGCATTAGGACCGCCGATCGATGCTGACGAGGCTCAAACACCGGCGCCGAATAAAGTTGACCACTCAGGTGCCGAAGCGAATTCGTTGGCACCGAAAAGCACGGCAAGCACAAAGTCGCAACGCAAGCCGCGGATCAAGCGTCGAGAACATGGGAAGAGAGCCAACGCCCACGTAGCTGCGCAGAGCGCGGTCACCTCAATGGATCATCAAAGCGTGCGACCCTCGTCTTCACGGGATTTGTTCTTCCATGAAGTGGCAATGCTCGACGAAGAAGTCAAAATGCTGCGGACCCAACTCGCTCAAAAGCTTCATCTGCAGAACGTTCAGCTAAAGAAGATGCTTGAGCGATTCGACGTGTCGTGAGCCTGGCGGCGCTCCCCATAAGCGCGCACCTGCGTCATCTTTGCCCGGCAAAGCTCTCGCCGCCACTCAATTGAATGAGTTGGGGAGCCTGCTGAGCAGGCAGCCATCAATCGCACACGCTCAGCGTCTATTCGCCACTGCGCGCGCTGCGCCTCAGGACAGCCCAGCGACAATACTCAAGCCTAGGTCGTCGCGAATCCCTGCTTGATAAGCGTTGATCAGCTTTGCGGCGAGCGCTTCAGCTTCTTCAGACTTGCGCGACAAGGCTCGCCTTTGCAGCTCGTCTTGGAAGGCCCTTCCGATCAAATCCAGCTCGTCAGGTCCAATCGGATCGAAACTCAAGGTTTGACCTGAATTCATCTTTTCCCCTTCCGCTACCCGATGCGACGGAAGACCCTTTGTGTCCTGCGTTTCAGTCTGATTTGAAAGGGTGCAGCTTGGCTGGAGATCTATCGAAAGTGAGCCGTCTTTAAGCCCGGACCATCCGTGTCGGTCCACTGCAGTGCCGCAATGGCGGAGCCGAACAGGAGAGCAGGTATGGCCAGAGCTCCCATGAACCTGAGCATTTGGAGCCGACGTGTGCGCTTTCCATCCCAATCGTAAGCCATTTGCTACGCCCTCAAAAGCTACTCGGAAACAGTACGTCAGGATAGAACCAGAGAACAACTTTCCGGTCGAGTCTATTTTCAAGTATGACTTTTCAAGGAATTTGATTGGCGGGTTTTATATTGCGCGTCCAACGGCGAGGCGAGAAAACTAGAAGTAGAGTTGCTCAAGCAATTGAAGCATGACGATCGCCTTGGCTGTGACGGGCGGGCGTGATCGCCAGAAGGCGGTGTCCTGCGGTAACATACTGCGATGCCGTTGGCGCTCGCGTCGAACCTGCTCCAACGTGTAGGGGTCGCACATCGTCAATTGGGGAACAGTGATAAGCAGGGCGCCGTTTATTTCAGGTGAGACCTCGTAGCCTTCACGCATCGTCGATCGTCAGACTCCAGGCACAAGGCCAACATCAACTTCCGTAAAGCAGGACTCTGATGGTTGTGTTGACTCTGTGGTGCACTCAGCGGAAAACAGGCGATGACTAAAGGAGGGAATTGCTGATGGCTGATGAAAGTAATGCAGGACCAGTTGCTGCGACTGTAGCGACGGACGCAGAAGTGAAAGCACCAACGGCTAAAAAGCAGAGGTCGCCACGGCGTCCGAAGGCTGCTGCCGAACCGGTGCAAGCTTCATCAAAGGCGTCCGCCGCTGAGCCTAGGAGGTATAGCGAACAAGAGAAGAGCGAGAAGCTCAAGCTGATCGAGACGCAAGTCACCGAAGGCAGCACCCTCAAGGACGCTATCAAGAGCGCCGGCATATCGGAGCAAACCTACTACCATTGGAAAGGTGCCGCGAAACCTGTAGAGCGAAAGGACACTAAGAGCACCAAGCCCCGACCGGCCGGCGATGAGTTGGCAGATCTTGGCCAGCTCGAAGAGGAAAACCAGAGGCTCCGCAAACTCCTGGCGGAAAAGTTGCGAGCGGAAAATGCCGAACTGCGCAAGAGGCTCGGTCTGGACTGACCTGCCACGGGTAATTTCCTCCAGATTGGATTAGAGTCCGGCCTTATTAAAGGACGGACGCATGAAATGCCGGGAGCGGAGGCCGTCCAAGTCTTTTGAGGACTAGTCTTCATGCCGTGAAAATTCAAATCGTACTTGGAAATGTTGCTCTTCTCCTGGGGCGAGATTGACATTGTATTCCCGTTCGTCAAATGGAATGCGCGTGCCCTCTATATCGCCGTGGCCCGTACATGGTTCTAACGCCAGAAAGTCCTGCTGTGGAAGAGACCACACAACCCAGTGACGTGCATCTGGCGCATCAATTCCAATTGTGACCTTCTCTCCAACAAGCGACAGCCTTTTACTATTCGCATTCAAAAAACAAAGCGCTTCATTTTGGAAAAGGCTTTCATTTAGATGAAGGCAACGTCCGTGGAATGAGATTTTCCGTTGATTGCCTTGAATTAGCCCTTGGGAAGATATGCACGGGACGAGAGGGGATTCCGATTTCTCGAATTGCAGC from Sinorhizobium terangae carries:
- a CDS encoding transposase, with protein sequence MADESNAGPVAATVATDAEVKAPTAKKQRSPRRPKAAAEPVQASSKASAAEPRRYSEQEKSEKLKLIETQVTEGSTLKDAIKSAGISEQTYYHWKGAAKPVERKDTKSTKPRPAGDELADLGQLEEENQRLRKLLAEKLRAENAELRKRLGLD